A section of the Primulina eburnea isolate SZY01 chromosome 1, ASM2296580v1, whole genome shotgun sequence genome encodes:
- the LOC140813285 gene encoding 13S globulin seed storage protein-like: MEIDLSPKLAKKVYGGDGGAYYAWCPNELPMLREGNIGAAKLALEKNGLAMPRYSDSAKVAYVLQGSGVAGIVLPEKEEKVLAIKKGDALALPFGVVTWWYNKQDPELVILFLGDTSTAHKSGSFTDFFLTGPNGIFTGFSTEFVGRAWDLDEATVKTLVGTQSGTGIVKLDPGFKMPEPKKEHYKGMALNCEEAPLDVDIKNGGKVVVLNTKNLPLVGEVGLGADLVRLNGNAMCSPGFSCDSALQVTYIVRGSGRVQVVGVDGKRVLETTIKAGNLFIVPRFFVVSKISDPEGMDWFSIITTPNPIFTHLAGRTSVWKALSPQVLQASFNVPADVEQKFTSKRKAEEIFFPPPN, translated from the exons ATGGAGATCGATTTGTCACCAAAGTTGGCGAAGAAGGTGTACGGCGGAGACGGTGGCGCGTACTATGCGTGGTGCCCCAACGAGCTGCCGATGCTGCGTGAGGGAAACATCGGCGCCGCCAAGCTTGCTCTTGAGAAGAATGGCCTCGCTATGCCTCGCTATTCCGACTCTGCCAAGGTTGCGTATGTTCTTCAAG GTAGTGGAGTCGCTGGAATCGTTCTCCCCgaaaaagaagagaaagttCTCGCAATCAAGAAAGGCGACGCCTTAGCACTCCCCTTTGGCGTCGTCACATGGTGGTACAACAAACAAGACCCCGAACTCGTAATCCTCTTCCTCGGAGACACCTCGACCGCCCATAAGTCCGGCTCCTTCACCGACTTCTTCCTAACGGGCCCCAACGGCATTTTCACCGGGTTCTCCACCGAGTTCGTTGGCCGTGCATGGGATTTGGATGAAGCCACCGTCAAAACCCTAGTCGGCACACAATCTGGTACGGGCATCGTAAAGCTCGACCCCGGATTCAAGATGCCCGAACCAAAGAAAGAACACTACAAGGGCATGGCTTTGAACTGCGAGGAAGCTCCATTGGATGTCGATATCAAGAACGGAGGTAAAGTCGTGGTTCTTAACACGAAGAACTTGCCGTTGGTCGGGGAAGTCGGACTCGGCGCGGACCTTGTTCGGCTGAATGGCAACGCTATGTGTTCCCCAGGGTTTTCCTGTGATTCTGCGTTGCAGGTTACTTACATTGTGAGGGGAAGTGGCAGGGTTCAGGTGGTCGGAGTTGATGGGAAGAGGGTCTTGGAGACAACAATTAAAGCTGGCAATCTTTTCATTGTTCCTAGGTTCTTCGTCGTGTCCAAGATCTCTGATCCTGAGGGCATGGATTGGTTCTCTATCATAACAACTCCCAA CCCAATATTCACTCATCTGGCCGGGAGGACCTCAGTTTGGAAGGCGTTGTCTCCTCAAGTGTTGCAGGCATCTTTCAATGTACCAGCGGATGTCGAGCAAAAATTTACCTCGAAGAGAAAGGCCGAAGAGATCTTCTTCCCTCCGCCAAATTAA
- the LOC140813295 gene encoding uncharacterized protein isoform X2, whose product MAMGDMANLWGYEEYPEAEQLGQKLLVTSLELEKLKAEAKEEVRKNNELKYLLNFALKERDEFKNQLQNLLNTTEKNIPSFPHFHVDSPVKKPTAKANSSVTESNSLSETYNYHSHGSSPVDCLFDSITSPEFTNINFVVSNHPLVQEPNVTISNSRVTSEVMPRFDEGSFAIDNLVRGRPLPQQGKFLQAVLDAGPLLHTLFMAGPLPRWRNPPQLHPAHIPPVSIKGRDTDIFAQKPPPNSALLPQRLLNLQPYAQMSCGSSQVFSAPMLTFANLASGSCLSDGSPMPSGLNASACVPFGKRQRLY is encoded by the exons ATGGCGATGGGAGATATGGCTAATTTATGGGGATACGAAGAG TATCCTGAAGCAGAGCAACTGGGACAGAAGCTTCTTGTGACGTCCCTCGAACTCGAAAAGTTGAAGGCCGAAGCAAAGGAGGAAGTAAGGAAGAACAATGAGTTAAAGTACCTGCTAAACTTTGCCTTAAAAGAAAGAGATGAATTCAAGAATCAACTCCAAAACCTGCTCAACACCACAGAAAAGAACATACCATCCTTCCCCCATTTTCATGTTGATAGCCCTGTCAAAAAACCTACAGCAAAGGCCAATTCAAGCGTAACAGAATCCAATAGCCTCTCAGAAACATACAACTACCACTCACACGGTTCCTCCCCAGTGGACTGCCTTTTTGATTCCATCACGTCTCCTGAATTCACAAACATCAACTTTGTTGTTAGCAACCACCCTTTGGTCCAAGAACCAAATGTTACCATTTCCAACAGCCGTGTGACGTCCGAGGTTATGCCGAGGTTCGACGAAGGCTCGTTTGCAATAGACAATCTTGTGAGGGGAAGACCTTTGCCTCAGCAAGGGAAGTTTCTGCAGGCTGTTCTTGATGCCGGGCCACTTCTTCACACGCTTTTCATGGCTGGGCCGCTGCCTAGGTGGCGGAATCCTCCACAGCTTCATCCGGCTCACATTCCTCCAGTGTCGATCAAAGGACGTGACACCGATATTTTTGCTCAGAAACCGCCACCTAATTCAGCACTTTTGCCTCAAAGATTGCTAAATCTTCAGCCTTACGCACAAATGTCTTGTGGGTCGTCCCAAGTTTTTTCAGCACCCATGTTGACTTTTGCAAATCTGGCGTCCGGATCATGTCTGAGTGATGGTTCTCCGATGCCTTCTGGGTTAAATGCTAGCGCCTGTGTCCCTTTTGGTAAGAGACAAAGGCTATATTAA
- the LOC140809044 gene encoding cytochrome P450 93B2-like: protein MKASDKGGQTSFDFFTAGTDTTAIAVEWSIAELLRNTKVLKKAQEEIDNVVGPQRLLQESDAPKLPYIMAISRKSVSDRAINGYMIRAQTLLFVNIWSIGRDPKYWERPMDFRPERFLDPGCGSIDVKGQNFELMPFGTGRRGCPGMLLAIQELVSILGAMVQFFDLELPDGSQNVDMTERAGLTAPRAYDLFCRGFALWFSFLSLASCTA from the exons ATGAAAGCATCCGACAAGGGTGGTCAGACAAGCTTT GATTTCTTCACTGCCGGCACGGATACAACCGCCATTGCAGTAGAATGGTCAATTGCAGAACTACTCCGCAACACCAAGGTACTCAAAAAGGCTCAGGAAGAGATTGATAACGTCGTAGGTCCGCAAAGGCTTTTGCAAGAATCCGACGCCCCTAAACTTCCCTACATCATGGCAATCTCGAGAAAATCTGTTTCTGACCGCGCGATCAACGGGTACATGATCCGTGCCCAAACTCTCTTATTTGTCAACATTTGGTCCATTGGCCGGGATCCGAAGTACTGGGAGAGGCCGATGGATTTCCGTCCAGAGAGATTTCTGGATCCGGGCTGTGGTTCCATCGATGTTAAAGGGCAGAACTTCGAGTTGATGCCATTTGGGACAGGTAGAAGGGGCTGTCCAGGGATGCTGCTAGCAATCCAGGAGTTGGTTTCGATACTGGGGGCTATGGTGCAGTTCTTCGATTTGGAGCTTCCCGATGGTTCGCAGAATGTCGACATGACGGAGAGGGCGGGGTTGACGGCGCCTCGGGCATATGATCTGTTTTGCCGTGGTTTTGCGCTGTGGTTTTCATTTCTTTCGTTAGCATCGTGCACGGCTTGA
- the LOC140813274 gene encoding uncharacterized protein, giving the protein MKSLHIFCASPASTAICSNTDSRAIHPQDLRRKDHQLNQFSNSDKPPKYEAPCLSRLLLDPIMPFYTRKSTSSSSSSAKKTDKILRRKSSADATDLSSSSRYLLSEKPFLDFLPESGRAMVSRQLRRDDNLCNIKYERLNSDGYPGFKSFSSHSTESPVFRPSSTSSNAASPQVNVDSKLNSRLNVLESPPVPSNHQVVELMVSIHCKGCEGKLRKHITKMEGVTSFIIDLPTKKVTVMGDVTPQGVLTSISKVKKAQLWPSPSGQSPRLALASSLFR; this is encoded by the exons ATGAAATCGCTACACATTTTCTGTGCCTCTCCAGCTTCCACAGCCATATGTTCAAACACAGATTCGAGAGCAATCCACCCTCAAGATTTGCGAAGAAAAGATCACCAACTCAATCAATTCAGTAACTCAGACAAGCCTCCAAAATATGAAGCTCCATGTTTGTCCCGTTTACTACTCGATCCCATTATGCCATTTTACACCAGAAAGAGCACCTCCTCCTCATCTTCTTCTGCCAAGAAAACTGACAAAATTTTACGCAGAAAAAGCTCGGCGGACGCCACTGATCTTTCGAGCTCTTCAAGATATCTGTTGAGTGAGAAACCCTTCTTGGATTTTCTACCGGAATCCGGACGTGCGAtggtttccaggcagctccggaGAGATGACAATCTTTGTAATATTAAATACGAGAGGTTGAATTCGGATGGTTATCCGGGTTTCAAATCTTTCTCCAGTCACTCCACTGAATCTCCCGTCTTTAGACCTTCATCAACAAGTTCAAATGCTGCTTCTCCTCAGGTGAATGTGGATTCGAAGTTGAACAGTCGACTGAATGTTCTCGAATCTCCCCCAGTCCCATCAAATCATCAG GTTGTTGAGTTGATGGTATCAATTCATTGCAAGGGATGTGAAGGAAAACTCCGAAAACATATCACCAAGATGGAAG GAGTCACATCATTTATCATCGATTTACCAACAAAAAAAGTGACTGTAATGGGGGACGTAACTCCTCAAGGTGTGCTCACAAGTATTTCCAAGGTGAAAAAAGCCCAATTATGGCCATCTCCTTCTGGACAGTCTCCAAGACTCGCTCTCGCTAGCAGCCTCTTTCGATAA
- the LOC140813295 gene encoding uncharacterized protein isoform X1: protein MTFSLRFRCEELDLDSKFLLESHFNRDCSLAEKATHVFCVSYPEAEQLGQKLLVTSLELEKLKAEAKEEVRKNNELKYLLNFALKERDEFKNQLQNLLNTTEKNIPSFPHFHVDSPVKKPTAKANSSVTESNSLSETYNYHSHGSSPVDCLFDSITSPEFTNINFVVSNHPLVQEPNVTISNSRVTSEVMPRFDEGSFAIDNLVRGRPLPQQGKFLQAVLDAGPLLHTLFMAGPLPRWRNPPQLHPAHIPPVSIKGRDTDIFAQKPPPNSALLPQRLLNLQPYAQMSCGSSQVFSAPMLTFANLASGSCLSDGSPMPSGLNASACVPFGKRQRLY, encoded by the exons ATGACATTTAGTCTAAGATTTCGCTGTGAAGAATTGGATTTAGACTCGAAATTCCTCCTTGAGTCTCATTTTAATCGAGACTGTAGTTTGGCGGAGAAAGCCACCCATGTATTCTGTGTCAGT TATCCTGAAGCAGAGCAACTGGGACAGAAGCTTCTTGTGACGTCCCTCGAACTCGAAAAGTTGAAGGCCGAAGCAAAGGAGGAAGTAAGGAAGAACAATGAGTTAAAGTACCTGCTAAACTTTGCCTTAAAAGAAAGAGATGAATTCAAGAATCAACTCCAAAACCTGCTCAACACCACAGAAAAGAACATACCATCCTTCCCCCATTTTCATGTTGATAGCCCTGTCAAAAAACCTACAGCAAAGGCCAATTCAAGCGTAACAGAATCCAATAGCCTCTCAGAAACATACAACTACCACTCACACGGTTCCTCCCCAGTGGACTGCCTTTTTGATTCCATCACGTCTCCTGAATTCACAAACATCAACTTTGTTGTTAGCAACCACCCTTTGGTCCAAGAACCAAATGTTACCATTTCCAACAGCCGTGTGACGTCCGAGGTTATGCCGAGGTTCGACGAAGGCTCGTTTGCAATAGACAATCTTGTGAGGGGAAGACCTTTGCCTCAGCAAGGGAAGTTTCTGCAGGCTGTTCTTGATGCCGGGCCACTTCTTCACACGCTTTTCATGGCTGGGCCGCTGCCTAGGTGGCGGAATCCTCCACAGCTTCATCCGGCTCACATTCCTCCAGTGTCGATCAAAGGACGTGACACCGATATTTTTGCTCAGAAACCGCCACCTAATTCAGCACTTTTGCCTCAAAGATTGCTAAATCTTCAGCCTTACGCACAAATGTCTTGTGGGTCGTCCCAAGTTTTTTCAGCACCCATGTTGACTTTTGCAAATCTGGCGTCCGGATCATGTCTGAGTGATGGTTCTCCGATGCCTTCTGGGTTAAATGCTAGCGCCTGTGTCCCTTTTGGTAAGAGACAAAGGCTATATTAA